The following are encoded in a window of Solibacillus sp. FSL R7-0668 genomic DNA:
- the rpmC gene encoding 50S ribosomal protein L29, whose translation MKANEIRDLATSEIELKVKSLKEELFNLRFQLATGQLENTARIREVRKAIARMKTVIREREISANN comes from the coding sequence ATGAAAGCTAATGAAATCCGTGACCTTGCCACTTCTGAAATCGAATTAAAAGTGAAATCACTGAAAGAAGAGCTTTTCAACCTTCGCTTCCAATTGGCGACTGGTCAATTAGAAAACACAGCTCGCATTCGTGAAGTTCGCAAAGCGATCGCACGTATGAAAACTGTGATTCGTGAAAGAGAAATCAGTGCAAATAACTGA
- the rplN gene encoding 50S ribosomal protein L14 yields MIQQESRMKVADNSGAREVLTIKVLGGSGRKTANIGDIVVCTVKKATPGGVVKKGDVVKAVIVRTKSGARRKDGTYIKFDENACVIIKDDKSPRGTRIFGPVARELRDGNFMKIVSLAPEVL; encoded by the coding sequence GTGATCCAACAAGAAAGTCGTATGAAAGTTGCTGACAACTCAGGTGCACGTGAAGTTTTAACTATTAAAGTACTTGGTGGTTCTGGACGTAAAACTGCTAACATCGGCGATATCGTCGTTTGTACAGTTAAGAAAGCAACACCAGGTGGCGTTGTCAAGAAAGGTGACGTTGTTAAGGCTGTTATCGTTCGCACTAAATCAGGTGCTCGTCGTAAAGACGGTACTTACATCAAATTTGACGAGAACGCTTGCGTAATCATCAAAGACGATAAATCACCACGCGGAACTCGTATTTTCGGTCCAGTTGCACGTGAATTACGTGATGGCAACTTCATGAAAATCGTTTCTCTAGCTCCAGAAGTTCTTTAA
- the rpsC gene encoding 30S ribosomal protein S3 — translation MGQKVHPIGLRVGVIRDWESKWFAEKDYANLLHEDIKVRKYIETQLKDASVSKVEIERAANRVNITIHTAKPGMVIGKGGTEVENLRKHLSNVTGKRVHINIIEIKRADLDAKLVAENIARQLENRVSFRRAQKQSIQRTIRAGAKGIKTQVSGRLGGADIARAEHYSEGTVPLHTLRADIDYAHAEADTTYGKLGVKVWIYRGEVLPTKKNSVEGGK, via the coding sequence GTGGGTCAAAAAGTACATCCAATAGGACTACGTGTTGGTGTTATTCGTGACTGGGAATCAAAGTGGTTCGCTGAGAAAGACTACGCTAATCTTTTACACGAAGACATCAAAGTTCGTAAATATATCGAAACTCAACTTAAAGATGCATCTGTATCTAAAGTAGAAATCGAACGCGCTGCAAATCGCGTGAACATTACAATTCACACTGCGAAACCAGGTATGGTAATCGGTAAAGGTGGTACGGAAGTTGAAAACTTACGTAAACACTTATCTAATGTAACTGGTAAACGCGTTCACATCAACATCATTGAAATCAAACGTGCTGATCTTGACGCTAAATTAGTAGCTGAAAACATCGCTCGTCAACTTGAGAACCGCGTATCATTCCGTCGTGCTCAAAAACAATCAATCCAACGCACAATTCGCGCTGGTGCAAAAGGTATTAAAACACAAGTATCTGGTCGTTTAGGTGGCGCTGATATCGCGCGTGCTGAACACTATAGCGAAGGAACTGTACCTCTTCATACATTACGTGCTGACATCGATTATGCACATGCTGAAGCTGATACAACTTACGGTAAACTAGGCGTTAAAGTTTGGATCTACCGTGGTGAAGTCCTTCCTACTAAAAAGAACTCTGTGGAAGGAGGCAAATAA
- the rplX gene encoding 50S ribosomal protein L24 has product MHVKKGDKVKVITGKDKGKEGVILAAFPKQDRVLVEGVNIVKKHVKPNQLNPQGGIVSQEAAIHISNVMLIDPKSGEPTRVGYEIKDGKKVRVAKKSGVVID; this is encoded by the coding sequence ATGCATGTTAAAAAGGGCGATAAAGTAAAAGTAATTACTGGTAAAGATAAAGGTAAAGAAGGCGTTATCTTAGCTGCTTTCCCAAAACAAGACCGCGTTCTTGTTGAAGGGGTAAACATCGTTAAGAAACACGTTAAACCTAACCAACTTAACCCACAAGGTGGTATTGTATCTCAAGAAGCTGCAATCCACATTTCGAACGTAATGCTTATTGATCCAAAATCTGGCGAGCCGACTCGTGTAGGTTATGAAATCAAGGATGGCAAAAAAGTTCGTGTTGCAAAAAAATCAGGTGTAGTAATCGACTAA
- a CDS encoding type Z 30S ribosomal protein S14 codes for MAKKSMVVKQQRTQKFKVQEYTRCERCGRPHSVYRKFKLCRICFRELAYKGQIPGVKKASW; via the coding sequence GTGGCTAAAAAATCAATGGTTGTTAAACAACAACGCACGCAAAAGTTCAAAGTACAAGAATATACACGTTGTGAACGCTGTGGCCGTCCACACTCTGTATACCGCAAATTTAAACTTTGCCGTATTTGTTTCCGTGAACTTGCATATAAGGGACAAATTCCTGGCGTTAAGAAAGCCAGCTGGTAA
- the rplR gene encoding 50S ribosomal protein L18, producing MITKQDKNQVRKKRHGRVRSKISGTAQRPRLNVFRSNKNIYAQLIDDVAGVTLVSANSQEKAFEGIGSNVEAAAKIGETIAKRAAEKNITTVVFDRSGYLYHGRVKALAEAARENGLEF from the coding sequence GTGATTACGAAACAAGATAAAAATCAAGTTCGTAAAAAACGTCATGGGCGTGTTCGTTCTAAAATTTCGGGTACTGCACAACGTCCACGTTTAAACGTATTCCGTTCTAACAAGAACATTTATGCACAATTAATCGATGACGTAGCTGGCGTAACTTTAGTTTCTGCTAACTCTCAAGAAAAAGCTTTCGAGGGAATTGGTTCAAACGTAGAAGCTGCAGCTAAAATCGGTGAAACAATCGCAAAACGCGCTGCTGAAAAAAATATTACAACTGTAGTATTTGACCGTAGCGGTTACTTATATCATGGACGTGTAAAAGCTTTAGCAGAAGCTGCACGTGAAAACGGCTTAGAATTTTAA
- the rpsQ gene encoding 30S ribosomal protein S17, translating into MTERNQRKVYTGRVVSDKMDKTITVLVETHKKHKLYGKRVKYSKKYKAHDEQNTAKIGDIVRIMETRPLSATKRFRLVEVVEKAVII; encoded by the coding sequence ATGACTGAGCGTAATCAACGCAAAGTTTACACAGGCCGTGTTGTTTCAGACAAAATGGATAAAACTATTACTGTTTTAGTTGAAACTCACAAAAAGCACAAGCTTTACGGTAAACGTGTAAAATACTCTAAAAAGTATAAGGCTCATGATGAGCAAAACACTGCGAAAATCGGTGATATCGTACGTATCATGGAAACTCGCCCGCTATCAGCTACTAAGCGCTTCCGTTTAGTTGAAGTTGTAGAAAAAGCGGTTATTATTTAA
- the rpsH gene encoding 30S ribosomal protein S8: MTMTDPIADMLTRIRNANMVRHEKLEVPASNLKKEIAEILKREGFVRDVEYVEDNKQGIIRIFLKYGKDNERVITGLKRISKPGLRVYAKTNEVPKVLNGLGIALVSTSNGLLTDKEARAKQVGGEILAYIW; this comes from the coding sequence ATGACAATGACAGATCCGATTGCAGATATGCTTACACGCATTCGTAATGCAAACATGGTACGTCACGAGAAGTTAGAGGTTCCTGCTTCTAACTTAAAGAAAGAGATCGCTGAAATCTTAAAGCGTGAAGGTTTCGTACGTGACGTTGAGTACGTAGAAGACAACAAGCAAGGTATCATCCGTATCTTCTTAAAATACGGTAAAGATAATGAGCGTGTTATCACTGGCTTAAAACGTATTTCTAAACCGGGATTACGTGTATACGCTAAAACTAATGAAGTACCTAAAGTATTAAACGGTCTTGGTATCGCTTTAGTATCGACTTCAAATGGTTTATTAACTGATAAAGAAGCTCGCGCTAAACAAGTTGGCGGAGAAATCTTAGCATACATTTGGTAA
- the rplE gene encoding 50S ribosomal protein L5, giving the protein MSRLKEKYLNEVSPALMSKFEYKSVMQIPKVEKIVINMGVGDAVQNSKALDVAVEELTIITGQKPVVTKAKKSIAGFRLREGQAIGAKVTLRGERMYEFLDKLISISLPRVRDFRGVSKKAFDGRGNYTLGVKEQLIFPEIDYDKVSKVRGMDIVIVTTANSDEEARELLTQFGMPFQK; this is encoded by the coding sequence ATGAGCCGCCTAAAAGAAAAATATTTAAATGAAGTATCACCTGCTCTTATGAGCAAGTTTGAATATAAATCAGTTATGCAAATTCCAAAAGTAGAGAAAATCGTAATCAACATGGGTGTTGGTGACGCTGTTCAAAACTCTAAAGCTTTAGATGTAGCTGTGGAAGAATTAACAATTATCACTGGTCAAAAACCAGTTGTAACGAAAGCGAAAAAATCTATCGCAGGTTTCCGTTTACGTGAAGGTCAAGCGATCGGTGCTAAAGTTACATTACGCGGTGAGCGTATGTATGAATTCCTGGACAAATTAATCTCAATCTCTTTACCACGTGTACGTGACTTCCGCGGTGTTTCTAAAAAAGCATTCGACGGTCGTGGTAACTACACATTAGGTGTTAAAGAGCAATTAATTTTCCCAGAAATCGATTACGATAAAGTTTCAAAAGTACGCGGTATGGACATCGTTATCGTAACTACTGCGAATTCTGACGAAGAAGCTCGCGAGTTATTAACACAGTTCGGTATGCCGTTCCAAAAGTAA
- the rplF gene encoding 50S ribosomal protein L6, with amino-acid sequence MSRVGKKIIEVPAGVTVEVNAENTVTVKGPKGELTRQFNQEMKIEQEGNIITVVRPSDSKEHRTNHGTTRALLANMVTGVSEGFSRSLELIGVGYRAQLQGNKLVLNVGYSHPVEFTPEQGVEVEVPSNTKIIVKGISKERVGALASNIRDVRPPEPYKGKGIRYEGEFVRRKEGKTGK; translated from the coding sequence ATGTCTCGCGTAGGTAAAAAGATTATTGAGGTTCCTGCTGGCGTAACAGTTGAAGTGAACGCTGAAAACACTGTTACTGTTAAAGGTCCAAAAGGCGAATTAACTCGTCAATTCAATCAAGAGATGAAAATCGAGCAAGAAGGCAACATCATCACTGTTGTTCGCCCTTCTGATTCTAAAGAACACCGTACTAACCACGGTACAACTCGTGCGTTATTAGCTAACATGGTAACGGGTGTTTCTGAAGGTTTCTCTCGCTCTCTAGAACTTATCGGTGTCGGTTACCGTGCACAATTACAAGGGAACAAGCTTGTATTAAACGTTGGTTACTCTCACCCAGTAGAGTTTACACCTGAACAAGGTGTAGAGGTTGAAGTTCCTTCGAACACGAAGATCATCGTTAAAGGTATTTCTAAAGAGCGTGTTGGTGCTTTAGCATCTAACATCCGTGACGTACGTCCACCAGAGCCATATAAAGGTAAAGGTATTCGTTACGAAGGCGAATTCGTTCGTCGTAAAGAAGGTAAAACTGGTAAATAA
- the rplP gene encoding 50S ribosomal protein L16 yields the protein MLLPKRVKYRREHRGNMRGEAKGGKEVTFGEWGLQATTASWITNRQIESARIAMTRYMKRGGKVWIKIFPHKPYTKKPLEVRMGSGKGSPEGWVAVVKPGKVMFEIAGVSEEIAREALRLASHKLPVKCKIVKRQETGGESNES from the coding sequence ATGTTATTACCTAAACGCGTAAAATATCGTCGTGAACACCGTGGTAACATGCGTGGAGAAGCGAAAGGCGGTAAAGAAGTAACTTTCGGTGAGTGGGGCTTACAAGCTACAACTGCATCTTGGATTACAAACCGTCAAATCGAATCTGCTCGTATCGCAATGACTCGTTACATGAAACGTGGCGGTAAAGTTTGGATCAAAATCTTCCCACACAAACCTTACACTAAAAAGCCTCTAGAAGTCCGCATGGGTTCTGGTAAAGGTTCTCCTGAAGGTTGGGTAGCAGTAGTAAAACCAGGAAAAGTAATGTTCGAAATCGCTGGTGTATCTGAAGAGATCGCACGTGAAGCGCTTCGTTTAGCATCACACAAACTTCCTGTTAAATGTAAGATCGTAAAACGTCAAGAAACTGGTGGTGAATCTAATGAAAGCTAA